From Taeniopygia guttata chromosome 3, bTaeGut7.mat, whole genome shotgun sequence:
ttcagcagcacagagattACCATGTCCTCTGCAAGATGCCAGCCAAGATTTGTAGATATGAGTCATAATCCAAATTTTTCATCTGCATCCAGTCTGTTCTGCCTACGTTGATCCTTAAAATTGAACAGTTTCATGCTCTCCTCTGCCAGTATTTCTCTTCATGCTCTTCCAGCAGCCACCTTTTCTCTATTTTGCCATTCCAAGCTTCTTTTCTCTTACATCAAAAGCCAGTAGGGATGTCTCAAACATGAGTAGGTCCCTCCTAAAGAGCAGGAACTTCCTATTTTTCTGCAAGCTTTCTTTGTGGAAATCAAATgtctttggctttttttttttttaaattaaaataattatttaaaaagtttaaatagGAGACCAGATGGTTTTCAAGCTAACCCAAAGCACTGACCAAACACAGCAACAAAAGGGATTCAGATGCAGACCTCTGATGGAGTGGTTTTGTTTGCTACTACAGGAACGATGCTGCATCCTcacctcttttttcttcccccttagCACCATTAACTTGAGCAATGCTGGGGGAGCAGCTGAAGGTCTGCTCCAATATTCTGTGTGCCCTCCAGCACATCTACAACACCTCTGCCataaaagcaagcaagcaacaCACAGAGAAGGACCACCACAAAGCCAAATGTTACTGGTTCCATGATGACTCAAGGACAGGAAGCTAAACCCAGGCAGCTCCAATATAAATCCATTTGCAAAGAGAAATTAAACCAAGTCCTAAGACTTTGGCCATAACTGGCAGCCAGCTGGGCCCCCTCCTGCTCAGACTGAAGGCAGCAGCCAAACTTCCACTGCCTTTGCCAGAAACACCTGCAGAGCACAGTGGCTGTGCCAATCTGCCAGGGGCAGCAAGGCAGGAATAGCAGCCCCATGTGGGACTGCAGCAGGGAATGTGACGTGGGGAGCACAGCAACACAAACACCCACTCTGACATCTGCCAGTGTGGACAGGGAGCGGATGAGAGGtttgcagctgggctggcaaaCACTGAACATCAAATACCAAAACTGGTGTGAGCACTGTGGCTGTACTGGAGCAACCACACTGATGACCTTTGAAACCCCAACCacccttcctttcttttgttcttcctCCTTTGCCCATCTGCTCTCATCCTTAACACATCCCTTCTTCTGGCACTCTGTGCTTCCTTGCTCACACCCACGCTGGAGAATGGCCTCCCCAGTCAGCAAACAGCATCATTACAGCAAACTGCTCCTTCTGTCCACCAGCCAGTGGGTGGAAAACATGCACAAAGACATTTATCTGCCTGGCAGAGGCAGATAACAACAGAGAAGCCACCAAGCTGGGAGGCTTCTGCAAGAGAAACCTTAAGTGTCTGTGTGTGGGCTcattgctctgctgctgcctgacaTCAGCCTCCTTGGGCTCAGAGAtccatttcattttaaaggaaCTTTCCCCCAGGGATCTCATTAGCAGCACCATGAAAGAAAGAACTGAAGGTTGTTGGGGGGGTAATGGTGGGGAGGTAAACAGGACAGAAGCTCTGTCAGAGAGCATACTCAGAgctgtattttctctttctcatgCACACACACTCTTTTTCTGTCAGAAACACTCACCTGGCACTGCAGTCATAACTGTGGGGTTATATGTCTGTAGGTAAAAACACAGAGCTAACAGGCACCCTGTGGAGGCAAATGTGCAGAACGAAATCTTAACTTTCcgtctgcagggctggggcacatCATGCCAAGGTCATTCAAACGTTCTGTTACAGCCAGCACTTGGACAGCAATGCCCACCCAGGGGCTGAATTTGGGCTGGACCACTGTTAACCCTGGGTAAGGATGCAAACACCAGTAACAAACACTCCCAATCAGTCAGTACATCCCAAGCAATTACACAGATGCTCCTCATGCAGTGCTGCCCTTCAGAGAGCAAGGTGCAAGGTCTGGTGTGGGTGAACCCCTCCATGGAGCACCTGGTGCTGAAGGTGGTGCTTGGAGAACAATGTCTAAGAAAGTCACCTCTTCCTGGAGGGAAAGCAAAGCTTCCATGACAGAAGGAAAGCAGTGTCTTGCTTACTTCTTgtgtgacacatcagggctaCGTTCTGCCTGTGTTTGTTTCAAGAGGAACTGCAGGATGTCATCTGAGAGTCCAGGTGTCCTCCTCCTGTTTTCCAACAACACTTCTCCTTCAGCTGGCTTTGAAAAGCAAGCAGAAGTGGGGTAGTTTGGAAAGATCTTACATCCATCTCTGTTCAAGACCAACTGTGCCATTTGCAGACAACGTGACACATATTTTGTTCCATCCTTTTGTTCCAGCTCTGAAATCTTCTGTGACAGACACCGTGAGGCAGCCTCGTAGGTCGGATCCTTTCTCTCTGGCTGCCTTCTGCAATACATTCTGTAGAAGCCATCCAGAGAGTCCCTGATGCTGGGATCTTCTGCACCATCACGTTCATACACCCATGAGAGCACAGCACCATTAGGTTCAGAGGGCTCACACAGCCCTGCTTTTGGGTAGCAGCTCATGTTTGCTTCCTCAGAGCCCCCAGCAGAacagcctgcaggagctgcaggtgatgGATTGCTCTCTCCTGCAAGCAGGGATCAATGAAACTCATTAGTCACCAGGTCATCCCTGTGGCAAAGCCTTTTTCTGTCCCCCTCCCACTGCAGTCTGGCAAACAGGCTCTTTGCATGAGCAAACCAAGTGCTGCTCTGAACACAGCTGGGCTGCCACAGGGCCTTCCTGCACAGACTGGTGTAAGATGGGCTGATTTAGGGACCTCACAGCTGTCCCAGACTTGACACTGCAGTGACTGGACCTACTTGGTGGTACAGATCTCCTGGCTCCTCTCAGTTACACTTCCAAAGAGGTGGAAATTGggatctgctgctcctggagatgACAGCTGACCCACAAGGAAGTCTGGTTTGCAGCTGAGATGGTTTTGcatctgtttcagttttttcccTCATCTCTAGGCCTATTCCTTACTTTTCATAGTTTTCAATTTTACTCCAGCACAATGTGCAGTCCTGACCTCCAGCTTTCAGCCAGATTCACAGCCTCCAAACCAACACTGTTCTGGTGACTGCACGGAGTTTCAGAATGAGGACTGCAAAGGGGGACTCTGTGCTTCCCCGTGAAGTCCCCCTTTTGCAACCCTGCTGCACTAAATGCTCTCCCCACACACTGATGGAATCCCTATGGATAAAATTAATGCAAAGGCCAAGGACTTGTTCTTGTGTAgctcttctcttccttccttgcTGACCCACATGCCCGGGTaacaggcagggctgtggtttTCTGTGGATTCAGAGCAATCAAGGGGGATGCTTTGCACTAATTAATACAGCACAACAGGGACACTTGGCAGTGACAAGACCAGGATGATCTTCTAGGAGGAAGAGTTCCATAAAGAGACCTTGAACTGGGCTCTGGTAGTGCCTCTGACTGCAATCTCATCTTCAAGCCCACTGCACCAGAGTGTTTGCCAAGCACCTGAGTCACCCACAAGGAAATTTCCCAGGCTCAGCCAGAGGTTGCACAGCGTCATCTGCAAGTTACATAAGCAGGATGCAGGCAGGCAGAAAACAGTTTGGTCTTTTCTAATTCTGTGAAACGAGAAGCAGAGTGCAGCCCTTCATTTTGGTAGGAGACCTTGTTCAAAGGGAGTCTCAGTGTGGTGGCAGAAGgctgtttttctctcctggTACAGAGAGCCACCCTTCCCAAGCAGAGATTCATTAATCTGTCTGAAATTAAGCTGTCTGTGCAGACACACTGTACCTCGTATCTCTTTCTTCCTGTCCCTACTTCCCATCTTTGATCTTTCTTCTCAATTGCACTTCATCTCTGATTATGCAATTTTAAATAGAACTTTCCCTCCCCTTGCAATGTGTCACTTCCAGTGCAGTACAAAGAAAAGCTTGGTGGCCTTCTTTTAACAGTGAGCTATGGCATCAGAATAGCAGATCAGAGAAGAGGTCAGATTTTCCTCAGTCAGCTCTCAGCCTATGCTAAGTAAGAGCTGAAGTCTCATGCATCTCTGATAATTCCATCAAGTGGCACTTGGACTCAGACTCCTGTGGCAATTGCAGACCCCTGGGTCGTGCTGGCTTTTTGCTACCTTCTGCTCACAGCCACACTTTgtgacagagcagcagctgcctccagctaCACATACCAAGCCTGCTTGACTCgggaaaagagaaattctgTTGGATTCATGTTGTCAGGGGAGACTTTAGCAATGCTACCATCTAAGTTTGGGGATCAGGAAAGATTCCTTCACAGAAAGGGCTgccaagcactggaacaggctgcccagggacgtggttgagtcaccatctctggaggtgtttaaacaacatgtagatgtggcacttggggacatggttcagtggtggacttggcagtgtaAGGTttatggttggactcaatgatttgAAAGGTCTCTACTGTTTTTTATTC
This genomic window contains:
- the SHLD1 gene encoding shieldin complex subunit 1, which produces MEEKETSPSLTSESSILDLPSVCDLAEPFLPPHSSENSQELYPSGDVFPSPPTGESNPSPAAPAGCSAGGSEEANMSCYPKAGLCEPSEPNGAVLSWVYERDGAEDPSIRDSLDGFYRMYCRRQPERKDPTYEAASRCLSQKISELEQKDGTKYVSRCLQMAQLVLNRDGCKIFPNYPTSACFSKPAEGEVLLENRRRTPGLSDDILQFLLKQTQAERSPDVSHKK